Within the bacterium genome, the region CCCTGGATGTAGCTGGTGTTGTATCGCGCGCCGCCGCTGTTGTAGTCCTTCCCCTTGACGATGCAATCATCGATCAGGATCGAGAGGAACGGCACCGGCATGTAGTCCGCGTACAGCCGCTCGATGGCGTTGTTGCCGCGCACCTTGATGTCTACGAAATGCTTCAGTTGCCGATGAAACGCCTCCATCAACTCGGGGAATAACGAGAACGTCGCCGGATGGCCTGTCTCGATGCCGATCCGCGCTCCCGTGCGCGGATCCACTCCGTTGTGCAGGGTAACCTCCAGCACCTTGGGAAGGTTGAGATAGCCCGTCAGGATGTAGCTCTCCTTACCGAACGCCCCGGTTTCCACGCACCCGCTCGCTCCCCCGCCGCGGGCATCTTCGATCGTCTTGCCCTGGCGTAGGAGCTCTTCCACGATGGTGTCGGCGTTGAATACCGACGGCTGCCCCCATCCCTTGCGAATGATCCTGCACGCGGCCTTCAGGAACTGGTCGGGGCTCTTGCGGCTGAGCTGGATGTTGGAGCCGGGCTGAACTAGCCGCATCTCGTCGACGACCTCAAGGATGAGGTACGTCACGTCGTTGACCCCGTCGCTGCCGTCCGGCCTCAGTCCGCCGCTGTTGATATTGGCGAAGTCGTTGTAAGTAGAGCTCTCGGCCGCCGTGACCCCGACCTTAGGCGGAGCCGGTTGGTTATTGAACTTGATCCAGATGCACTCCAGCAGCTCTTTCGCCCTATCGCGGGTGAGCGATCCGTCAGCCAAACCCTTCTGATAGAACGGCTGGAGATGCTGGTCGAGGCGCCCGGGGTTGAACGCATCCCAAGGGTTGAGTTCCGTGATCACGCCGAGGTGGATGAACCAGTAGGCCTGAAGCGCTTCCCAGAACGTCTCGGGCGCGTGAGCCGGGACCTTCCTGCACACGCGGGCGATCTCTTCCAGTTCGGCCTTCCGCGCCGGGTCCGCTTCCTGGACGGCGAGTTCCTGCGCGCGCTCGGCGTGCCGGCGCGCTAGGGTGACGACGGCATCGGCGCAGACGGCCATCGCTTCGAGCTCCTCTTTCTTCTCAAAGGCCTGAGGGTCGTCGAGGAAGTCCAGGGCCTCCAGGCTGCGCCGGATATCGGCCTTGAAGTCCAGCATGCCCTTCCGGTAGATCTTGCCGTCGAGCGCGGTGTGGCCGGGGGCCCTCTGCTCCATGAACTCGGTGAAGATGCCTGCCTCGTAGCACGCCTTCCAGTCGCTCGCCATCTCCTGGAAGATCCTGTCGCGGATCGTCCGCCCCTGCCAGAAAGGAATGACCGTGTCACTGTAGATCCTCAGCATGTCGTCGCCCACGCAGAACGCGACCTTGTCGCGGCCGTCCAGGGTTCTGAGGTCCTCGAGGCTGTGGCAGCAGAGCTCGGGGTATGTGTACGTATCCTTAGGCGCCGGCCCCCGTTCACCAACGATCAGTTCGTCGTCACCAATCCAGATGGACTTGTTCTCCATGACGGCCTTGAAAGCACGGGCGCGCCGCATGGGTGCTGAAAGGGAATCGGTCCGCCCGCAGGAATCCGTCACCAGAACGGCGCGCTCCGGCGATAGTTGAGGGGTTGCCTTCAGGCTTTGCTCCCGAAGTCTACGCACACGGTTCGTCATGGTCTATCCTCCAACCGAGACAGTAGCGACGTACGATCGCAGGATCATCGCTACCTCTTGCACCCGTGCGGGTGTTGGCCGCCCGACCGTCTGCAACTGAAAGGCCTCCCCCAGACGCTGGTACTTCGCGATGCCCGTATCATGGTACGGAAGCACGTCAACCTGCGTGATTCCGCCGAGCGATGCCACAAACCGGCCGGTCTGCCGGATGTTGTCCTCATCGTCGTTAATGCCGGGAATGACCGGAACACGGACGATCACGTCCCGGCCCGCCGCGACAAGTCTGCGCAGGTTCTCGAGGATCAGGCCGTTGGGTATGCCGGTGAAACGGCGGTGTCGTTCCTCGTCAAGGAGCTTGAGATCGTACAGGAAGAGGTCCGCAGCCGCAGCGACGGCCTCGAGCACAACCGGCGCGGCGTACCCGGACGTGTCTACGGCGGTGTGAATCCCCCGGGCTCTGCAGCCTTGCAGGGCGGATAACAGGAAGTCGTGCTGGAGGAGCGGCTCTCCTCCCGAGAAGGTGACCCCTCCCCCGGACTGGTCATAGAAGACGGTGTCTTTGTCGATCTCGACCAGGACCTCGTCAGGGGTCATTTCCCGACCGACCAGTTCCCGCGCCCCTGAGCAGCAGGCATCAGCGCAGCGCCCACACCGGATGCACGACTCGCGCACCGTCACAAACGCGTCGTCTTCGCGCCGGATCGCCCCCTCCACGCACGCTTCCAGACATGCGCCGCACCGAATGCACCGGTCCGCGCGAATGACGAGCTCCCGTCGGGTGAGAATGGACTCGGGGTTGTGACACCACAGGCACCGGAGGGGGCATCCCTTGAGAAAAACGGTCGTGCGGATGCCGGGCCCGTCATTCACGGCGAACCGCATGATGTTGAAGACACTTCCCGTCATCGGCAGGAGCCTTTCTCTCAGACAGCCCCGATAGGCCTGCCTAGCGGTAGCGCGCACCCGCACCGTATCAACAAACGGAACCCGCCGCGCTAGGGGCGTGTGGCCCGGTACTCGCTGACGTTCACTCGCTCTCCCCAGGCGAGATGCTCGGCCATCGCCTTCCGCGCGGCCTCCGGCGACCTGGCCTCTATGGCTTCAAAGAGGATCCGGTGACCTTCCCGTGAGCTCGGGATGCGGTCCGCGCTTGCGGTGATGCTGACCATGCGCACGAACATGAGCAGCTCGCGCATCGAGTCGATAAGCTGGAGGAACAGGCGGTTATGGGTGGCCCGCAACACCGCGTCGTGGAATGCTACATCGTGAATTGCGTAGGCCTGCGTGTCACCGCTCGACCTGTCGAGCGCGTCAAGCTTCTGGCGCATGGCGGCGAGGTCGCCTTCCGTCGCCCGCTCCGCCGCCAGCGCGGCGGCCTCGGTCTCGATGACACGCCTCAATTCGAGGCTTTCTCCCATGATATCGTCGATCGCCCCAATCTCAAGCCGCGCGGCGAGGATCTCGTGTGAGAGATCGCACCATGCTGCGCGCTCGCTCACCCGGCTGAAACGCCCCTGACGACTCTCGACCATGCCCAGGGTGGCCACGATCTTCAGGGCCTCGCGGATAACTGGTCTGCTGACCTCGAACTTGAGGGCGAGGTCGCCCGACGAGGGAAGTGGCTCACCCGGCCGGAAGTGGCCGAGGAGGATGCTATTGATCAGCGATCGAGCTGCCTGACGCGAGAGTGTCTGTCTCGCGATCGACGGAAAGCGCGCCGATGACGGCGCGTCACGAGAAACCGCTGCTGAGGAGACTCGGCGGGACGACCGATCGGCACCCGCAACCGACCCCGCCGGGACTGCAGCAGCGCGATTTCGTCTCGAATCCCGGCCCATACCCTCGCGGTCGCTCCTTGGTCCGGCAATTCCCATGAGAAGGTCTTATAAGGTTACCTTACAAGTCGAACAATAAGGGAGAACATTTCCAAAAGCAATAGGCAAACACCTGCTATCCTCGGCGATACCGCGACCTGCCCATGGACTTGGCCGACGCCACGCTCGGTGCTCTGGCCGAGGAGCGCAGGCTAGGAATGATCTTCTCCGCCGCGGATGGGTCGGGGGGTAGTAGGTTATGCGCGTCGTAGACTAGGGTCCGTGCCGCTGCGGCAGGTTGGCGGCCTACCGCGCGGCGGCAGGTCCATTCCGGATCAGCGCCTTGGCCTCGGCGACGGTGAGGCCGGCAACTCCCAGCCGATGGAGATCGCGGCCCTCCTTCCAGAAGTCGCGCCGGTACAAAGCACCGCACACATCCACCAAACCCGCCGTCGCCCGCACGTCCACCCCGGCCAGACGCCCGAGCGACGCGATGGGCACGAGACCCGTGGGCACGTCTTCCAAGACGTAGCGCACATCCAGCGAGCGCGGGGCGGCTATGCCCGCGTAGGCCGGGTTGCTGAGGATCCGGTCGTATAGCGTAACACCGCTGACGCCCTCGTAACTTCGCTCCAGCCAATCGGCGGCCGAGATGGCGCTCACATCGTACGCCCGCGCCACGGCGAGCCGCTCCTCGTCGATCGCCTCCAAGAACCGCGCCACGGCCGGCGTCATGTCGCGATAGAACTCGAACGGCACACCGGACTCGATGCGCGCCACGCTCAGCACGACCGTGCCGGGATGGAAAACAGCCCCCATGTTGTCCAACCCGGTCTCCAGCACGTCCCGGGCAGCGACGAACTGCGGGTACAGAGGACGCAGAACTTCCAGGACCCGCGGTGTATCGCTCGCGGGCAGCGCGGCCAGCGGCACCTGGCGCTTGATGCTGTTCACCCGGACGCGGGCCGGACCCGAAATCCGGCAGGCGAACAGTAGGGTCTGGGCCTCCGACACCACGACCCGGCCCTCCACACCGCGGCTCGCCAGCACCTGGCGGAACTCCAGCGCACCCCCGGTGCGCCCCGGATTGAGGACGATGACCTGCCCGTCGCGAAGGTGGGGGCTGCACGCCTCAGCCATGAAGGCGTGGGCATTGGCCGGCACCACCACCAGAATGATGTCGGCCTCGGCTATAACCGGCGCGATGTCCGTCGTCACCAGCTCCAGCCGTCCAAACCCGTCAATGGCACCCTCCAGCCGCACGCCGCCCGCTGCCTGGATCTCAACGATCTCATGCGCGAACTTGTTGTAGAGGCGAACCGGGTAGCCACGCAGGGCCAGATCACCGGCAAAGGCGTGCCCGCCGTTGCCCGCTCCCAGGACAGCCACTTTGGGTTTCATGGTCGCTACCTCCTCCCCGCGTACTGCTGGACATCGAGCGGTATCAGCTCGCGCTTCATGACCCGCACCGCCTGCTCGGGGTTCACCCTTCCGTACAGCCCGCCGATGATGCTGACCAGGTACTGGGCATCCAGCAAGACGGGTCCCCGGGGCCGCAGCACGTGGGGCTCGGCAGGATTGTAGAGCACGCCCCGCGCGATCAAAGCCAGGTCGTCCAGGTAGCGAGGCGCCTTCTCCTGGCACTTGTGATACACGGTGCCCCCAATCAGAACGACCGCCACCGGCTGATTGAGCAGATTGACACCGTACTGCAGAAAGTAGGTTTCGGTTTCCTCAACGTATCCGGCATGCTTGCGGGTGGCCGTGGCGAGGATCTCGTGCGCCAGCCATGCCCGGGCGGCGTTCTCGATCGCGGTATCCGGAACGACGTGGGGATTGGAGGAGAGAAAACTCAGGTATCGGTCGAGGTCAACCTCAACCTGGCCGTTGCGCGAGTACAGGAACTGCGAGAACTGGCCCGCCCCGGGGACGAAGGCGTCGGGGAGGTTCCGGCTCAAATACTCGGACAGTTCACGCTGCATCTCGCCGTTTCGAAAACGTTCCAGTTCCTTCAGGTTCTCGGCGTTGTAGGCGAGCCCGTACTTGCCCTCGACCCGGCGGTAGGCCAATGGGCTGTTGGGAGTCTTGAGAATGGTGCGCTTGACGCGTCGGGCGTTGTCCGGCCCTTCATAGATGTAGAGGGGGTTGTCGGACACGTTGGAGAAGAAGTCGGTGGTGGCGCCCCCGATATCGAGCGCCATGATGTCCCCCAGGCCCTCCTCGTTACCGTGGCCGTGCGCCAGCAGATTGATGCCCCGGAACGCCGCTCGAGGCGTGGGGATGAAGGGGGCGTCCATGTACTCCTCCACCACGTCGAAGCCCTTCCCGCGGATGATGACCGTCTGGAACAGTTCGCGAATGGCTTCGTTCACGACCTCAATGTGAAACCGGTTCACCTCGGGCATCACGTTGTCGGTGATCCGGACGTCCACATTGTTCCAACGGAAGATGTGCTCCACTTGCTCGCGCACATCATGGTTGCCGGCGTAGATGACGGGGACGCCGTAGCGCGTGTAGGTGGCGTTCTTAGCGTTCTCGGCCAGCAGGCGCGCGTTGTGCAGTTGGGTCTCGGAGTCGCCCCCATCGTTGACCCCACCGGCGATCAAGATGATCTCCGGTTGGTCAACGGTGTAGATGCGGCCGGCCTCTTCCGGCGTCAGCTTACCGTCGTAGCTGGCCACCAGTTTGGCGCCGGCGGTGAGCGCGGCGAGTTCCGCCGCGAACCCCGATTCCTCCCGGGTAAGAGCGATGGTCACCATCTTAAGGCCGCCCTTGGCACTCGAGCACGGCAGCCGGATGTCAAACCTGCTCATCGCCTCTTCGAGGGGCTTCCAGTCTCTCCGCTCCTGGCATGCCGACAGAACGCCCATCCCGTCGGCCAGCCCGACACGGATATCGTCAACCGTCGTCGGCACGTAGCGGAGATCGAACTGCTCGGTCTGCACGTCGAACATGCCCACTTTGGTGAAGGTCGAGCCAAAGTCCACGACCAGTACCTTTTTGGCGCGCGCCTGCACCAGGCCGACGCGCCCGGCGACGATATCCTCCTTGCCGCTGGCTTCCTCTTCCTCTTTCTCGGTCTCGGTGATGTAGGTCTGGTCGGCTGCGACCGATATGCTCCTGTCGAAGTACCAGGGGTAATGATGGCGCACCAGGTCCACCCTGGTGAACTCGTCCTTGACCGGGATGCCGTTCCACTCCTCGATCCGGCATGCCCCTCCGACCACCTGGGTCCGGCACTTGCCCACCATCTCGTAGCGCTTGTCCACCACGGTGAGGTGCGGCGCCTGGAAGAGCCCGATCTGCAGGGCCAGCTCCAGCGCGTCGGGGCTGATAACACCGCACGTTCCCGTCGAGTAGTTCCTCTCGTCCGCCAGCGACAGCAGCATCGTCTCGTAGTTGCGCTCGGGGTCCTCGCCGGGCTCGTGGGCCCACTCCAAGAAGTTCGCCACGGTGACGGGACCACAATACCCGCCAATGAGCGCACCGTGCAGGACGTTGTACATGCTGGTCTTCTTCAGCTCGGCGATGCGGTCGCGCACCCAGGGATCGGCCCAGATGTTGGGCACGTGGCCCTTGGCGAAGTCCCAGCAGACCTGCTTGGTGATCTGGCAGGACTCGATGATGTCCTCGGCCTTGGCCTCGTGGTGGGCTTCGGAGTGGGTCACGACGTGGAGAATGTGGGGCTCGAGGTAGAGCTGCGTGTAGATCCCAAAGGCCAGATGCCCCTTGGCCTGGTACAGGTCGGGCGGGAAGCTGGGCAGCCCAGAGCGCGTCTGCCGGATGATCGTGAAGTCGAAGTGTCGTTCGAGAGGCTCGATCAGCTCGTAGGCCGCCTTCATCTTCGCGAGGTCGTCGAGCGCTGAGATCTCAGGGGGCAGCTCGAACATCATCTGCATGACGTAGTGCTTGACGCCCAGCTTGAGCGCCATCAGCCCGCAGAGCACGTGATCCGCCACCTGCATGTCATCGCTTGCGTAGCGCAATCCCCACTGGTGGGGATCGTTGATCTCGCACGGCTTGCCGATGCTCGCCCAATAGCGGATCGTGTCGTAGTGCTCGCGGAAGGAGTCGTGAATCGAGATGGGGCCGCGTCCGTCCATTCGGTTGTAGAAGAAGATGGGAACCGCGGGGAAGCAGGCGTTCAGGTGCTCCTCCCACAGTTTGGCCAGTTCGAGGAGCTCGTCGGTGCCCGTGTAGATGCGCGCCATCGGATAGTTGCCGCGCCGCGTCGCCGCCTTGAGCCGCTTGAGGTCCTCGATGCTGCGGATGGGCGCTCCGCCCTGCCCCGCCAGGTACCTCGAGGGATCCTCCTCACCTCGGATGAACTTGGCCAGCATCTCCTGCGAGGTTTGGTCGGGCGCCAGAGATACGATCTCCAACGCGCCCGCGTCGGCCAGCGTCTCGATGCCGGCGATCGTCGGTTCGATCGTCTCCGCGGCTATGCCGATGTGCGCGCGGATTATCGGCCTGTTTTCGCGCTCCCGCACCTGCCGCATGCGCTCGACCAGATAGTCGGACCACTGAATCTGTTCCGTGACGCCGTGGACCGGCTGGCCGCGCGCAAAGCGCTCCAGCTCCTCCATGGTTATGTAGTCGTCGGCGATCACCTCGAAGAAATTGTGGAACGCGGGCTTGTGCCTGTACTCCTCGGCCACCGCGTCCAGGTCATAGTGGCGTTCTTCAATCGGCGTGAACTCGTCTCGCTCGAGCGGCACGCCGGTCATCGCGCGCACCAGATTGGCCGCCGGGCGCAGCCCGCCGAAACAGTAGCGAATTCCTGACTCGCCGGGTTGCAGCTCGAACTTGCTGATCGTCTCGATGAACTCTGTGATCAACTTGTCCACGTGCAGGTCGCCCAGCCGCATCGAGACCCCGACGACTTCGGGCCGCGCTTCGCGGATCTTGTTCACGACCTCGGGGATGGGCACTGCGGGGCCCAGCTTGACCGCGATGTAGCCCAGCTCGAGGTCCTGCAGCCAGTCGGCAAATCCCTCCACGCCCAGGTTGTGGACGCACTTGCCGATGGCGCCGACCATGACGCGGCGCTTCTTTGCGTGACCGTCAGCGGTGGTATCCATTCGCCCCTCCCTCAGGTTCCTTTCGCGGTGACGACGTGCTCTCCGGGCAGGCCCTCGGAAGACCGGGCCTACAGGGAATATGCGCGGCGGATCGCGAACCGGTAGCGGTCGCCGCGATAGTACGCCGCATCGTACGTGATCGGCGCGCCGGACGCGGTATAGACCGTCCGCGTGCTGGCGATGATCGGCGCTTCCTCTGGAATGCCCAGAGCGCGGGCGATCGTCGGCGTCGCCGCAGCGGCCTCGTATGTCTGGGCAACCTGGGCCGGCTCGAGACCGGTCACCCGGCGAACGTGCTCTAGCACTAACCCGAAGGTGACGCGGCCTTCTGCCTCCGCCGCGAGCAGGGCTCTGCCGGTGGGCTCGCCGGTCTCAAGGGGGAGATGAATGCGGTAGAACGCCAGCGGGGCGCCGTCGGCCAGGCTCAGCATCTCGATGACGACAACACGCTCGCCGACGGGCAGCCCGAGTGCCTGGGAGATTGCGGCAGGGGCAGCGAGCTGGTGGATACCCACCAGCCGCGAGGACGGTGTGTA harbors:
- a CDS encoding glycyl radical protein, with amino-acid sequence MTNRVRRLREQSLKATPQLSPERAVLVTDSCGRTDSLSAPMRRARAFKAVMENKSIWIGDDELIVGERGPAPKDTYTYPELCCHSLEDLRTLDGRDKVAFCVGDDMLRIYSDTVIPFWQGRTIRDRIFQEMASDWKACYEAGIFTEFMEQRAPGHTALDGKIYRKGMLDFKADIRRSLEALDFLDDPQAFEKKEELEAMAVCADAVVTLARRHAERAQELAVQEADPARKAELEEIARVCRKVPAHAPETFWEALQAYWFIHLGVITELNPWDAFNPGRLDQHLQPFYQKGLADGSLTRDRAKELLECIWIKFNNQPAPPKVGVTAAESSTYNDFANINSGGLRPDGSDGVNDVTYLILEVVDEMRLVQPGSNIQLSRKSPDQFLKAACRIIRKGWGQPSVFNADTIVEELLRQGKTIEDARGGGASGCVETGAFGKESYILTGYLNLPKVLEVTLHNGVDPRTGARIGIETGHPATFSLFPELMEAFHRQLKHFVDIKVRGNNAIERLYADYMPVPFLSILIDDCIVKGKDYNSGGARYNTSYIQGVGIGTITDSLAAIRHHVFDNPTIRMPDLLKALGDDFAGRERIRQILISKTPKYGNDDDYADEIMREVFDIYYRAVDGRKNTKGGHYHINFLPTTCHVYFGSVTGATPDGRMSGTPLSEGISPVQGADRKGPTAVLRSAGKMDHVRTGGALLNQKFTPQLLEGEKGIENLVHLVRSYFALGGHHVQFNVITAETLRKAQTHPEQYRDLIVRVAGYSDYFCELSKTLQDEIIARTEHQSF
- a CDS encoding GntR family transcriptional regulator, coding for MKLQRRTATPLHNQLGAALARDIRKGRFPPGQQIPSEREICVAYGVSRTTVRQTISDLVAAGLLMRVPARGTFVAGPRIDQDLTRVVRFSEAVSAAGYTPSSRLVGIHQLAAPAAISQALGLPVGERVVVIEMLSLADGAPLAFYRIHLPLETGEPTGRALLAAEAEGRVTFGLVLEHVRRVTGLEPAQVAQTYEAAAATPTIARALGIPEEAPIIASTRTVYTASGAPITYDAAYYRGDRYRFAIRRAYSL
- a CDS encoding glycyl-radical enzyme activating protein translates to MTGSVFNIMRFAVNDGPGIRTTVFLKGCPLRCLWCHNPESILTRRELVIRADRCIRCGACLEACVEGAIRREDDAFVTVRESCIRCGRCADACCSGARELVGREMTPDEVLVEIDKDTVFYDQSGGGVTFSGGEPLLQHDFLLSALQGCRARGIHTAVDTSGYAAPVVLEAVAAAADLFLYDLKLLDEERHRRFTGIPNGLILENLRRLVAAGRDVIVRVPVIPGINDDEDNIRQTGRFVASLGGITQVDVLPYHDTGIAKYQRLGEAFQLQTVGRPTPARVQEVAMILRSYVATVSVGG
- a CDS encoding NAD/NADP octopine/nopaline dehydrogenase family protein, which translates into the protein MKPKVAVLGAGNGGHAFAGDLALRGYPVRLYNKFAHEIVEIQAAGGVRLEGAIDGFGRLELVTTDIAPVIAEADIILVVVPANAHAFMAEACSPHLRDGQVIVLNPGRTGGALEFRQVLASRGVEGRVVVSEAQTLLFACRISGPARVRVNSIKRQVPLAALPASDTPRVLEVLRPLYPQFVAARDVLETGLDNMGAVFHPGTVVLSVARIESGVPFEFYRDMTPAVARFLEAIDEERLAVARAYDVSAISAADWLERSYEGVSGVTLYDRILSNPAYAGIAAPRSLDVRYVLEDVPTGLVPIASLGRLAGVDVRATAGLVDVCGALYRRDFWKEGRDLHRLGVAGLTVAEAKALIRNGPAAAR
- a CDS encoding FadR/GntR family transcriptional regulator encodes the protein MGRDSRRNRAAAVPAGSVAGADRSSRRVSSAAVSRDAPSSARFPSIARQTLSRQAARSLINSILLGHFRPGEPLPSSGDLALKFEVSRPVIREALKIVATLGMVESRQGRFSRVSERAAWCDLSHEILAARLEIGAIDDIMGESLELRRVIETEAAALAAERATEGDLAAMRQKLDALDRSSGDTQAYAIHDVAFHDAVLRATHNRLFLQLIDSMRELLMFVRMVSITASADRIPSSREGHRILFEAIEARSPEAARKAMAEHLAWGERVNVSEYRATRP
- a CDS encoding glutamate mutase L is translated as MDTTADGHAKKRRVMVGAIGKCVHNLGVEGFADWLQDLELGYIAVKLGPAVPIPEVVNKIREARPEVVGVSMRLGDLHVDKLITEFIETISKFELQPGESGIRYCFGGLRPAANLVRAMTGVPLERDEFTPIEERHYDLDAVAEEYRHKPAFHNFFEVIADDYITMEELERFARGQPVHGVTEQIQWSDYLVERMRQVRERENRPIIRAHIGIAAETIEPTIAGIETLADAGALEIVSLAPDQTSQEMLAKFIRGEEDPSRYLAGQGGAPIRSIEDLKRLKAATRRGNYPMARIYTGTDELLELAKLWEEHLNACFPAVPIFFYNRMDGRGPISIHDSFREHYDTIRYWASIGKPCEINDPHQWGLRYASDDMQVADHVLCGLMALKLGVKHYVMQMMFELPPEISALDDLAKMKAAYELIEPLERHFDFTIIRQTRSGLPSFPPDLYQAKGHLAFGIYTQLYLEPHILHVVTHSEAHHEAKAEDIIESCQITKQVCWDFAKGHVPNIWADPWVRDRIAELKKTSMYNVLHGALIGGYCGPVTVANFLEWAHEPGEDPERNYETMLLSLADERNYSTGTCGVISPDALELALQIGLFQAPHLTVVDKRYEMVGKCRTQVVGGACRIEEWNGIPVKDEFTRVDLVRHHYPWYFDRSISVAADQTYITETEKEEEEASGKEDIVAGRVGLVQARAKKVLVVDFGSTFTKVGMFDVQTEQFDLRYVPTTVDDIRVGLADGMGVLSACQERRDWKPLEEAMSRFDIRLPCSSAKGGLKMVTIALTREESGFAAELAALTAGAKLVASYDGKLTPEEAGRIYTVDQPEIILIAGGVNDGGDSETQLHNARLLAENAKNATYTRYGVPVIYAGNHDVREQVEHIFRWNNVDVRITDNVMPEVNRFHIEVVNEAIRELFQTVIIRGKGFDVVEEYMDAPFIPTPRAAFRGINLLAHGHGNEEGLGDIMALDIGGATTDFFSNVSDNPLYIYEGPDNARRVKRTILKTPNSPLAYRRVEGKYGLAYNAENLKELERFRNGEMQRELSEYLSRNLPDAFVPGAGQFSQFLYSRNGQVEVDLDRYLSFLSSNPHVVPDTAIENAARAWLAHEILATATRKHAGYVEETETYFLQYGVNLLNQPVAVVLIGGTVYHKCQEKAPRYLDDLALIARGVLYNPAEPHVLRPRGPVLLDAQYLVSIIGGLYGRVNPEQAVRVMKRELIPLDVQQYAGRR